The following DNA comes from Harpia harpyja isolate bHarHar1 chromosome 20, bHarHar1 primary haplotype, whole genome shotgun sequence.
ctgcttgctgcctgctctgggTCGCAGGCAGGGAGCCTGGGGGCGGGTCCCAGGTCTGGATGCGCTGGGTGGGTTGGGGAGAGCTGTCCTCTTGCCTGCTGTGCACGCTGGTGGCTGCATCTGCCTCTGCTGAGACACAGGGTGGCCTGGGAGTCCCCTTCTCCCTGTGGCTGGCTGGGCGGGTGGGCAGGGGagctgtcgtcccccccccgctcTCCTTGGCCTCTGACCTTTGCTTCACCTTGAGCCTGGGAGACGCCATCTGTTTCGCAGCAGCAGTTCAATGTGCGGCTCATTGTTGCGGGGCCCCGCTGTGGCGGCAGACAATGGGGGCCCCCTTGCCCGCGCCACGCTGGGTTCGTCACGGCTGTCAGGCCTCTGGCGAGCCCGCGGGCTGTGGcccggctcctgctgcagcaccgGGCGGGaagccccagcctggctgccccgTAAGGGGAGAGCTTGAAGCAGTGCTGGGGGCTGCACCCCACCCCGGCGCATCTGCGCCGCCGGCTGCGCAGAACAAAGAGGCAGGCGGAAGGGCCTGGGGCTTTCTGGTAACGCAGTGGGGGGTCTGCGACGGGCAAGGAGGGAGGGTTGTGGCTGCCAGACCCCTCTTCATATCCTTGTGTGGCAATTTCTGTGGGTCTCGCTTTGCTCTGCGAGTCCCCTTGGTCCCACTGTAGCAGAGGTGATAATGGGAGTTGCTAGTGGCCTCTCAGCCTTGCTTGGTGGTGGGGCTGGCTCTTTAGCACAGTGTGATCTTCCCAAGGGTCCAGAATGCTCTCAGCTGGCACatggcaggctggcagcaggtggGCAGCCTGAGGCTGCTCTCCTCCAGTGGGAGAAGGTGCAATCCCACATGTGGCCTACAAGAAATTCTCTGGTTTGGTGTCAGTGTCCCAAGGTCTCATTTGCTGCCTCATCTGCCCTGCACCTGCGCTGACCTGTAGCCCTGCCGTGTGGCAGATCACACCTGGGGTGACTCATGGTCTGTGTGTCCTTTTGCAGGTGCTGCCCACCGCCAACCAGTCAGTGCAGACGTGCTGCCTGCTCTGTCACCGGGAGCGCAAGGACTGGGGAGGGCCATCCCACAATGGGCTGGTTTCCCCAGGCGAGAGGCTGCCACCGGACTTCGTGCCAACGCTTGTGCAGAACCTCTTGGGAGAAATGCCACTGTGGATCTGCCAGAGCTGCCGGAAGAGCGTGGAGGAGGAAGAGCGGCGGGCGGTGCAGGAGCAGGCCCTGGCGGTAAGTGGTTACAGAGCTGGGGTTGGAAAGGCCAGAGCTGTAGCTCCCAGGACCGTGGCGTTGACAGCCCTGTGGCACTGGCTGGGTGTGCAGGTCCTCTCCTCACTCAGAGATGAGCACCTCAGACGTCCCAGCCTTGCTGCTCCCTACAGCCACGCTgctctccccagggctgctgctggctcctcGGAGAGAGACTGTGGTGGGGCAGAGCGCGGTGCTGCAGAGGCTTGTTCAGCAACCTGTGTTGGGTTGGAGCTGCCTGCCTGGCaaggctggcagtgctgctgcttctctgccagccctgctccgcTGTGCATTGTGCCACGTCCCCACTGGCCCCAAGGCTGCTCCCTGCCGTTACACAGGTCTCCTCGGAGCGGCAGCATGTGCCAGGGCAACTGCTTGCCCATGCGTGGAGCTTGGGGGAAGAGAATTTCCCTCCTGCTTGGCTTTATTTAACCCTGGCCTGGTCTGAGCGGGACCGGAGCAGGTGTGTGGCCCTTGGCACAGCCCGGCCATGCTGGCGAGGGCACTGGGAGCCAGGCTGTGTTCTGTTCGATGGATGGGCTGGTTGCCACCCCCGAGACAGTGACAGGAGCGGTTCTCATGTGCTGAGCCACTGCCTCAGGGCAGTGGAGGGGATCTCTGTGCCGATGCCCTGGGGCCAAAGgcctcccctcccagcctgctgctgcttcactCTGTTTTCCTTGCCAGGTCTCGTTATCGCACACATCCTGCAAGTCGCAGTCTTGTGGGGGTGGCTcccactcctcttcctcctcctcctcctcctcttcttcctcgtGCCACGGGAACTCAGGGGACTGGGACCCCAGCTCTTTCTTGTCTGCTCACAAGCTCTCGGGCCTCTGGAACTCGCAGCACACCAACGGGGCCGCACAGGGCAGCCCCCTCGGGGCCCCCCCTGCTGCACTAGGTGAGTTGAAGCCAGCCGTGGGGTTGAGCAGGAGTTTCTGCCCAGTCCTTGGCTTAGGTGGTTTCCTTTTGGGCACCCAGCTGgtgggcagggatgggcaggCTGGGCCTCTGaatgccagtgccagcaggatgcctgggtccctgcaAAGGCagagggtgctgggagctggccCTAGCTCCACTTTCCTTCCAGGTGACAAGCACCCCGGCCTCGCTCTCTCTCCGGAGTGCGCCAGCCAGGTGCCTGCCATGGCACCGGGGCTCAAGGCCTGTCCCTACAGCCACGCAGCCTCCCCCACCTCCAGCAGCGCCGCCCCGGGCTCACCTCTGCCTACCTCACTCGACTTCTGCAAGACGCTGCCGAAGCAGTTCAAAAGCATGTGCCGGAGGGCCACCCCGCCAGGTGCGTGCCCAGGGGCAGGGCTGGCCTTATCCTCCTGGCCCACTGCTCCACGCGGCCCTCACTGCCCCAGTGCCTTTCCCCTTACTCTGCTCTCCATGGGGCAGGGCTGAATCCTGCAGGGGAGATGAGATGCCGCCGAGGCCCCTTgcttgcaggggtggcttctagcCTGAGCgccctgctgcctggggggggaggcagggttTGTCCTGTGGAGAATCAGCCTGTGCAGAGGTGGTGGGTGGCTCCAAGCCTGGCCCTGGCCCACGTGGGACAGCTGGTGTCTGACTGTCTCTGCTCCTGCTTCTCTGCAGGTGAGGCCTTCCACTCCTCAGAGCATCATCAGCACTCGGACCTCACTGCTCCTCCCAACAGTCCCACGGGCCTCCCCTCCCAGCCGCCAGCGCTGATCCCCTCCAAGCAGACGCCTGCCCATCCGGGGCCCTTCGGCTCCCCGCCCCACATCCCGCTGGGCACCTCCCCGCAGGCTGCACTCTTCCCTGCGCCCAGCACGCAGGTGGCAGCCCCGAAGCCAGCATCCGAGTCCCCTCCCACTGGTGCGGTCTCACACAGCCCAGGGTCATGTAAGAGCCCTCACCTGCCCCCTGCCAATGTGCCGCTGCTGAAGATGCCGCCTCCACTCTCGGGCTGCACTCATCCCTGCAATGGGCACTGCAGTACTTCGCTCATCCCTCCTCCCGCCTCCCACCAGCTGCCCAGCACGAACAGGTGAGTAGAGGAGCCCTGCCTGCTTCCAGCCTGTCCTCGCTGGGCAACGCACCctttctcccacccctgcccgtgGATGTGCTTTTCCCTGCGGAGGGACCGGCTGCCCTGGCGTGGTGGTGCAGAGAGCCGCTGTGTTTGTGGGCCAGTTCCGCTGCTGCAGACCCCTGGTCTCTGAGGGTTGAGCTCTTTTTCTCCCCACGTGTCTTCTCCCTGCGGTTGTCCTTTAGTACTGTGGTGCAGAAGAGACTGTGCTTGCTCCTCCTCCAGCTAAAAGACCCAAAGGAACCACCCGGTCAACCTGCTGTTGGCCAACAGGACCTTTGTCAGTGAGACCCGTCGGGCAGCTGTGGCACTGAGCAAAGGTCCTCGAGAAGATGAAGCCTGTGGACTTGTTCTGCTCGCCTGCTCCCCTGGCCCTCTctgggctgcctgtgccctgGAAGAGAGCACGCTGAGTCGCGGGCGCTGGTTCCTCTCCGCTGATTAGCGCTCCCTGCGGAGGGCCAGCCAGGTCCCGAGCTGGAGCTCGAGGAATGGCGCTGTGGGCCGTGCCCTGGCCTCCCTGTCTCTGAGCTGGGTAGTCTGTGCCTGTGGGAGCCGGGCCTGCCTGCACGTGGGGATGTCTGGCAGCTGCATGCAGTTCCAGCGTTTCTCACCTGTGCTACCTGCTGCCCCCAGTGAGTACCGCTCCCTGTCCTGGAATCAGCTTGTGGCCTGGCAGAGGGACACTGCTTTCTGGAGCTCTGGTGCGccagcctcctgcctgccagAGGCCCTGGGGGGCGAGGAGCTACAGATGTCTTCTGCTGTGGGCTCCTCTGGCATCTCCcccagaggaggaggatgcagggGAGGGGGTTTGTCTGCCCTGCAAATCCTTCTGCTCGGGCACAGGCTGCCCTGGGAGGGATGTTCCCACACAGGTAGTGTGGGGCAATTTTTGAGACCCCCTGGCTCCCGCTCACCTCTGgcccttctccccttctcctcagggACCCCTCTTGCAAAGGGCACAAATTCCCAAACGGTACCAGCTGCCACCCGCCGCAGCCATGCGAGGCAGACGAGGGGCTCGGGGAGGACGAGGACAGCAGCTCGGAGCGCAGTTCctgcacctcctcctccaccaacCAGAAAGACGGGAAGTTCTGCGACTGCTGCTACTGTGAGTTCTTCGGCCACAACGCGGTGAGTGAGGGGCTGGTCTGCAGCCACCCCTGGTCCTTGCGCGCTGCTCTGCGGTGAGACGTTACATGGTTCGTGTGCTAAGGGTGCGGAGGTGGGCAGGTCTGGCTGTGGCTGTTTCTCCACGGGCGTTTGCATCCCCCACTTTGTTTCCAACCTGCCTCATTAGCCTGCTGGTCCCTTTGCTCCCGACTcacagctgcctgcccagccctggggcttgGTGCAGCCAGCCAAACCCTGTGGCTTTGTGGCGGAAGAGTTCAGCAGGGGCTGTGCCGACTCGTCTTACTGAGATCTCGGGGACGGGAGCGGTTGGGGAGGTCGGTGGGGGACTGGTGTGGGAGCCAGGGCTGCCTGCGCGTCACGCTGGCTTCGAGCGCCTGCCTGGCTGACAGCGCTTGCTtcctgcagcccccagctgctcccacgaGCCGCAACTACGCTGAGATCCGGGAGAAGCTGCGTTCACGCCTCACCAAGAGGAAAGAGGAGCTGCCACAGAAACTAGGGCACAACAGCAGCTCAGGAGAGCCCGCTGTGGACCACCGCAACGTGGACGAGCTGCTGGACTACATCAACAGCACAGAGCCCAAGCCCTTGAACAGTGCCAAGGCAGCCAAGCGGGCGCGACACAAGCAGAAGAAGAAGGTGAGGCTGGGCAGAGGGAAGTGCTGCCTGGGGCAGTCTGCAGGAGGGTGGTCAGGACAAGACTGTGCCCCTTGCAGGGCTTTGCCTTCTCTCCCTCACGTCTGTTTGGTTTCTTGAGCTCCATGTCCTTTGCTGCCCTCTCACCTGAGGTGACAGTGGTGCCTGGCTCCGTGCAGGGCTTCCCCTTCCTCTGTTCCTGCAAAGGGTGGCCCAGCCCTCCTGGGCGCTTTGGGCTGCGCTGTCCTACCTGCTCTGTACCGTGTCTCTGACAAACGCCATGCATCTGTGGTGGGGAGAGGCAGTGCCATGATGGCTCGTGCTGGTGCCTCGTGCCCAGAGCGGTGTCTGGTGTGCAGCGTGGTAGCTGTTGCAGTGCCCGTGGAGGACACTTGACAGTTTGGGGGCCGTGGAAGATGTGGGGTGGCCGTGCTGAGCGCTGGCCCTTGGGTTTGCTGCCTGACAAAGCTGGTGCACAGCTAGCCGCGTGGCCTGCGCCTGTGACTCTGTGGCCCAGGCCACCCGATCCTCATGGCACCTGTgttgcaggagaaggagaaagccCAGCTGGAGGCGGAGGCCCAGAAGCGGGCAGAGCGCacccctgcagccagccaggccaGGGAGCCGGCCgaggagaagctgctggagtggccggagctggagctggagcggGTGAACAGCTTCCTCAGCAGCCGGCTGCAGGAGATCAAGAACACCATCAAGGACTCCATCCGGGCCAGCTTCAGCGTCTACGACCTCAACCTGGACGTCAATGACTTCCCCAAGAAGGCAGCTGTCCTGGAGCAGAAGAACCTGCTCTCCCACCTCAACGGCTCCTCCGACCTGCAGGACATAGACCTGGCCCTGGCCCCGCTCAGCCTGGGGCCCACCAAGAACCACGCACTGCTGCGGAGTGAGCTGGGCCCCCGATGGGGCGAGGGGCCCGGGgagccgccgccagccccggcggcCGAGAACGGCGTGGTGAAGCGCCTCAGTGCCGTGCCCAGCCTCTCCCGCATGATCTGGGTGCAGTCCAAGGCTGCGGACTCTGCCGTGGACGGCAGCGGGCTGAGCCCGGAGCCCAAGGAGGGACCACAGGCCAAGGGGCCGGAGCCACCGGAGCCGGTGCCCGTGGGGAGCCGGCAACGGAAGAACAAGCGGCAGAGCGGGCAGGCGAAGAAAGGGGAGGGCGCTGCTGCGGGGCCCGGTGGCCAGGCCCGGCTGGAGAGCCCTGGTGCGAAGGGGCAGGTGCTGGGAACCAAGCACCCTTCCAAGGCTGGCGCCCCGGAGTCGCAGCGGGCGGCCGGCTGTGCCGAGCCGGGGGAGAGCGGGaaggggcagccctggggctgcggTGGTGGTGGCAGGCTGGAGAAGGAGAGAATCGGCGACTGGAAAGGCCGGAGGGGAGAGGGCAAAGCGGAGCTGCTGGAGCCGgcgcagctgcagcagcagccgcctgccctggctgcaggggaccggcagctgcctgccccccctgccctggggggctccccccagcccaagGGCAAGAGCAGGAAGAGCCGGAACAAGGTGGAGAAATCCAATACCTCGATCGGTGAGTGCCGCTGTGTGCCGCCATCCTTGCGGTGACCCTTTCCCCCCCTCCGCcctgccagctgccagccccctgcccgtcCGGCAGCGCTgaccctctccctgcccctctgctTTGCCAGATGACGTGTTCCTGCCCAAGGACCTGGACGGGGCAGAGATGGACGAGACTGACAGAGAAGTGGAGTATTTCAAGAGGTGAggagggggcagccccgggggagcCAAGcccagcccggggagggggcaggtGGGCAGAGGGGCTGGTGGCCGACCGgggctctcctctccctgccaggtTCTGCCTGGACTCGGCCAAGCAGACGCGGCAGAAGGTGGCGGTGAACTGGACCAACTTCACCCTGAAGAAAACCACTTCCAGCGCAGCCCAGtgaggtgtgggggggtgggccaccccccacccacccgctGCTCGCCTCTCCTCACTgtgccccccgccccaccccgcgGGCCCCTGCCTCGCCTCGGTGGGGTCCCCTCCTCTGCGGGGGGGGCCCCGGTGCTCTCCTGCCCCGCGGGgacccccggggctcccccccatcctcctgcccccttcccccccaccgcCCTCCCCGCTGCGGGGTGACCCCGGCCGTCCCGTCCCCCTCTCCGCGGGCGCCCGGCTCCCTGCGTCGCGGGGAAGGACCGTGCTGGACCCAATaaagaactttttaattttttattttatttaaaccccgctgtctgctgctttctgccgcgcccgggggcggagggggggaggaggCGAGGCGGCGAGGCGGGGCGCCGGCGCCGTGCGCGTTCTGCGCAAGTCTGGCCATCGAGGCGACCCGTCGGGCCCCGGCTCCGCTCCCGCCGCGTGGGCGGGGCGCGCTGCGCCGCGTTGCTGGGCGACGGCGCCCGTCCCTCCAGCCGTCATTTCCGGCGCGCGGGATTTACATCCGGGGCGGCGCGGCTGTTGCGGGGAGACGGCGCCATGGAGGCTGGGACTGACAGGAAGGTAGGGCCGGGCCCAGCCTGGCCGGTACCGACAGCCCTGGTGGGGCCGGGCGGGGCTGGTACCGTCCCGGGCCGGCCTCACCTCGCGTCTCCCCACAGAGGcagcgggaggaggcggcggagaCGTCCGACTTCTCTGGGGAGGAAGATGACGACTATGTGCCCTATGTGCCCGTCAAGCAGCGCAAGCAGCAGATGGTAAGGGGGTAACGGGGCCCGGCGCTGCCGGGGGAGGGCTGTGAGCGTCCCTCCCGACGCGGGGCCTCTCACTCCACCTCGACCCCTTTCtttccagctgcagaagctgctgcagatgCGGCGGAAGGTGGTGtcggaggaggagcagcgggacAGCGGGAGCGAGCAGCGGGGTGACGAGGATGACATCCCCCTGGGGCCCCAGTCCAACATCAGCCTCCTGGACCAGCACCAGCACCTCAAAGAGAAGGCAGAAGGTACGGGAGCGGCTGGCGGTAGGGCCAGGTGGCTTTTGGGAGGGACTGAAACCTCCTCACTGTTTTCCTGACTCCCCCCACAGCTCGGAAGGAGTCAGccaaggagaagcagctgaaggaggaagagaagatcCTGGA
Coding sequences within:
- the FAM193B gene encoding protein FAM193B — translated: MAAAASPRRAFPPSLLPPGQGPDGPRRHIGCCPGCGGRRAALAMTRRRNKATAAGGSGPRRERVGGSDAGPPPPPPPPPPPPEPPAPPEVVVAAGSSGEPGRATAQVLPTANQSVQTCCLLCHRERKDWGGPSHNGLVSPGERLPPDFVPTLVQNLLGEMPLWICQSCRKSVEEEERRAVQEQALAVSLSHTSCKSQSCGGGSHSSSSSSSSSSSSCHGNSGDWDPSSFLSAHKLSGLWNSQHTNGAAQGSPLGAPPAALGDKHPGLALSPECASQVPAMAPGLKACPYSHAASPTSSSAAPGSPLPTSLDFCKTLPKQFKSMCRRATPPGEAFHSSEHHQHSDLTAPPNSPTGLPSQPPALIPSKQTPAHPGPFGSPPHIPLGTSPQAALFPAPSTQVAAPKPASESPPTGAVSHSPGSCKSPHLPPANVPLLKMPPPLSGCTHPCNGHCSTSLIPPPASHQLPSTNRDPSCKGHKFPNGTSCHPPQPCEADEGLGEDEDSSSERSSCTSSSTNQKDGKFCDCCYCEFFGHNAPPAAPTSRNYAEIREKLRSRLTKRKEELPQKLGHNSSSGEPAVDHRNVDELLDYINSTEPKPLNSAKAAKRARHKQKKKEKEKAQLEAEAQKRAERTPAASQAREPAEEKLLEWPELELERVNSFLSSRLQEIKNTIKDSIRASFSVYDLNLDVNDFPKKAAVLEQKNLLSHLNGSSDLQDIDLALAPLSLGPTKNHALLRSELGPRWGEGPGEPPPAPAAENGVVKRLSAVPSLSRMIWVQSKAADSAVDGSGLSPEPKEGPQAKGPEPPEPVPVGSRQRKNKRQSGQAKKGEGAAAGPGGQARLESPGAKGQVLGTKHPSKAGAPESQRAAGCAEPGESGKGQPWGCGGGGRLEKERIGDWKGRRGEGKAELLEPAQLQQQPPALAAGDRQLPAPPALGGSPQPKGKSRKSRNKVEKSNTSIDDVFLPKDLDGAEMDETDREVEYFKRFCLDSAKQTRQKVAVNWTNFTLKKTTSSAAQ